The following are encoded in a window of Fervidicoccaceae archaeon genomic DNA:
- a CDS encoding P-loop NTPase codes for MSQAKKDLRIRGGISAPGSPQKQEGKSEIDEYIEKARERLSQIPAKIMVMSGKGGVGKTFIAVSLAQYLRRIGFRVALYDADETGASVPFFLGERKAEIYMDEETGELIPYLTDEGIQIMSVEPLLTDKSTPLIWQGSLRTKFILQTLALTRWDDPHIMIIDLPPGTGDESITVAQYVPPPRHSIIVTIPGKLSEGIVRKAVNFSRKLDIPILGIVENMSYYVCSNGEKIEILGKSSAEAIARDYGLEILARIPLNEAVRRAHDEGSPIYEIGNGTAVHEELEKLAKNVAVKVGLSNSQI; via the coding sequence ATGTCGCAGGCAAAGAAGGATCTCAGAATAAGGGGGGGAATTTCAGCACCTGGGTCACCACAGAAGCAGGAAGGAAAGAGCGAAATTGACGAGTACATTGAGAAGGCAAGAGAAAGGCTGTCCCAAATTCCTGCTAAGATAATGGTAATGAGCGGAAAGGGTGGCGTTGGAAAAACGTTCATTGCTGTATCGCTCGCCCAGTACCTTCGAAGAATTGGGTTCAGAGTTGCCCTCTATGATGCTGATGAGACAGGAGCATCTGTTCCCTTTTTCCTTGGTGAGAGAAAGGCAGAGATATATATGGATGAGGAAACAGGGGAGCTGATTCCCTATCTCACCGATGAAGGGATTCAGATAATGAGCGTTGAGCCCCTTTTAACTGATAAGTCCACTCCTCTGATCTGGCAGGGCTCGCTGAGGACAAAATTCATTTTGCAGACTTTGGCACTTACTAGGTGGGATGATCCGCATATAATGATCATAGACCTTCCTCCAGGAACAGGAGATGAATCAATAACTGTTGCCCAATATGTTCCACCTCCAAGGCACTCAATCATAGTTACAATACCTGGAAAGCTTTCAGAGGGGATAGTGAGAAAGGCAGTGAACTTCTCCAGAAAGCTCGATATACCAATTCTTGGCATTGTGGAAAACATGAGCTACTATGTTTGCTCTAACGGAGAAAAAATTGAGATTTTGGGAAAAAGCTCAGCAGAAGCCATAGCGAGAGACTATGGCTTGGAGATCCTAGCTAGAATCCCTCTAAATGAGGCAGTGAGAAGGGCACATGACGAGGGATCCCCGATTTACGAGATTGGTAATGGAACAGCAGTTCATGAGGAGCTTGAAAAGCTAGCAAAAAATGTTGCTGTCAAGGTAGGTCTTTCGAATTCCCAAATTTAG
- the fen gene encoding flap endonuclease-1, whose product MGVELRELIPESAKREVELTELRDRTIAIDAYNMLYQFLTAIRQPDGTPLMDSRGRVTSHLSGLFYRTINLIEAGIKPVYVFDGKPPSLKEKELQSRKRRKEEAEEKYREAIRESRIEEARIYAQMATRLTDEMVEDGKRLLRAMGIPIIQAPAEGEAQAAYIASRGDAWSAGSQDYDSLLFGSPRLVRNLGITGKRKLPRKDAYVEIKPEVIEASVLYRELGIDRKKLIVIGIMLGTDYNPDGIKGVGVKTALKIVKSYETAEEALNSLPPSGDVDYRKIYDYFLSPEVTKEYAIEWREPKEEEIKRILIEEHDFSPDRVSSAIERLTKAKSASRSKQKGLDAWFK is encoded by the coding sequence TTGGGAGTAGAGCTGAGAGAGCTTATACCGGAAAGCGCAAAAAGGGAAGTAGAGCTCACTGAGCTCAGAGACAGGACAATTGCAATAGATGCATACAACATGCTCTACCAGTTTCTAACAGCCATAAGACAGCCAGATGGCACTCCGCTAATGGATAGCAGGGGAAGAGTTACAAGCCACCTGAGCGGTCTTTTCTACAGAACAATAAATCTAATTGAGGCTGGCATTAAGCCAGTCTATGTTTTTGATGGAAAGCCTCCAAGCTTGAAGGAAAAAGAGCTTCAGAGCAGGAAGAGGAGGAAGGAGGAGGCTGAGGAAAAGTACAGGGAAGCTATAAGAGAGAGCAGAATTGAGGAGGCAAGGATATATGCCCAAATGGCAACCAGGCTAACAGATGAGATGGTAGAGGATGGGAAGAGGCTCCTCAGAGCCATGGGCATTCCCATAATTCAGGCACCAGCAGAGGGGGAAGCACAGGCTGCATACATAGCAAGTAGGGGGGATGCGTGGTCAGCTGGAAGCCAGGACTACGACAGCCTTCTTTTCGGCTCGCCGAGGCTCGTTAGGAATCTCGGCATAACTGGGAAGAGAAAGCTCCCTAGGAAGGATGCCTATGTAGAGATAAAGCCAGAGGTAATTGAGGCATCAGTGCTGTACAGGGAGCTCGGCATAGACAGGAAGAAGCTGATAGTAATAGGAATAATGCTCGGTACAGACTACAATCCAGATGGAATAAAGGGCGTTGGAGTGAAGACGGCTCTGAAGATAGTCAAGAGCTATGAAACTGCAGAGGAGGCTCTGAACAGCCTTCCTCCGAGCGGAGATGTGGACTACAGAAAAATATATGATTATTTTCTATCTCCTGAGGTAACAAAGGAGTATGCTATTGAATGGAGAGAGCCAAAGGAGGAGGAAATAAAGAGGATATTGATAGAGGAGCACGATTTCAGCCCGGATAGGGTTAGCTCAGCAATTGAGAGACTCACGAAGGCAAAGTCAGCATCCAGGTCTAAGCAGAAGGGGCTTGATGCCTGGTTCAAATAG
- a CDS encoding MGMT family protein: MKKGVDRMEILSIFLQIIPPGKVTTYASLARLLGTSPRAVGKLLSKNRSPIIVPCHRVVKSSGDIGGYSLGANMKKKLLALEGVKINGNKISKDSIFLLDEFLH, encoded by the coding sequence ATGAAAAAAGGAGTAGATAGAATGGAAATTCTCAGCATTTTTCTTCAGATTATTCCCCCCGGAAAGGTGACAACTTACGCCTCACTGGCAAGGCTGCTGGGGACCTCTCCAAGAGCTGTAGGCAAATTGCTTTCAAAAAATAGATCTCCAATAATTGTGCCATGCCACAGAGTTGTGAAATCCAGCGGAGACATAGGAGGCTACTCTCTCGGTGCTAACATGAAAAAGAAGCTCCTTGCCCTTGAAGGCGTAAAAATCAATGGCAATAAGATCAGCAAGGATAGCATTTTCCTCCTAGACGAATTTCTCCACTAA
- a CDS encoding CDC48 family AAA ATPase, which yields MSEGSERKELVLRVAEAKQKDVGRGKVRIDLGLLKSIGVEPGDIVEIEGKRKTAAVAWPNYTEDQGMDIIRMDGLVRKNAGVGIGDKVIVRKANPKPAQSVKLAPSSFNIQIEESFVSYVKRRLVDYPLVEEDTILIPVLGQAIPFTVVQTKPLGVVIVTAETDVKVLDKPIEPGRMPRVTYEDIGGLKNVIQRVRELIELPLKYPEVFKRLGIDPPKGVLLYGPPGTGKTLLAKAVANETQSYFISINGPEIMSKFYGESEQRLREIFEEAKKHAPTIIFIDEIDAIAPKRDEVVGEVERRVVAQLLALMDGLEARGDVVVIAATNRPNAVDPALRRPGRFDREIEIPLPDRQGRLEILQIHTRNMPLESSDPREKVDLEKLADITHGYTGADLAALAREAAMHALRRYMPQIDFSSEKIPEEVLNSMVVKMSDFMEAFKEIVPSGFREIYVEVPNVRWSDIGGLEEAKQQLREAVEWPLKYPESFRRLGIRPPKGILLFGPPGTGKTMLAKAAATESEANFIAVRGPEILSKWVGESEKAIREIFRRARQYSPVIVFFDELDALTPIRGVSSDAYVTERVVSQLLTELDGIESLDNVIVLAATNRPDIVDPALIRPGRIEKLIYIPPPNKDERIEIFRIHTKNMPLAKDVDLVKLAEITEGYTGADIEALVREAGLRALREDIYTKEITMRHFEDALQVVKPSINKQMVEFYIKWFEQSRQNIRRRAVETAPYT from the coding sequence ATGAGTGAGGGCAGCGAGAGAAAGGAGCTTGTTCTCAGAGTTGCTGAGGCTAAACAGAAGGATGTTGGCAGGGGAAAAGTGAGAATAGATCTTGGACTGCTTAAGTCGATTGGGGTGGAGCCTGGAGACATTGTGGAAATCGAGGGGAAGAGAAAGACTGCAGCAGTTGCCTGGCCAAACTACACTGAGGATCAAGGCATGGATATAATAAGGATGGATGGCCTTGTCAGAAAGAACGCTGGAGTTGGTATAGGAGACAAGGTAATAGTCAGAAAGGCAAATCCAAAGCCTGCTCAATCCGTGAAGCTTGCTCCGAGCAGCTTCAATATTCAGATAGAGGAGAGCTTTGTCAGCTATGTGAAGAGGAGGCTGGTTGATTATCCACTTGTTGAGGAGGATACGATTCTGATTCCCGTCCTGGGGCAGGCAATTCCATTCACTGTTGTTCAGACAAAGCCGCTTGGTGTCGTGATAGTTACTGCTGAAACAGATGTGAAGGTGCTTGATAAGCCGATCGAGCCTGGGAGAATGCCCAGAGTTACCTATGAGGATATTGGAGGGCTCAAGAACGTAATACAGAGGGTAAGAGAGCTGATAGAGCTTCCTCTCAAGTATCCTGAGGTGTTCAAGAGGCTGGGAATAGATCCACCTAAGGGTGTCCTCCTATATGGTCCACCGGGCACCGGAAAGACCCTGCTTGCAAAGGCAGTTGCCAACGAAACGCAGTCCTACTTCATTTCAATAAACGGTCCTGAGATAATGAGCAAGTTCTATGGAGAGAGCGAGCAGAGGCTTAGGGAGATTTTTGAGGAGGCAAAGAAGCATGCACCAACAATAATATTCATAGACGAGATCGATGCTATAGCTCCAAAGAGAGATGAGGTTGTTGGGGAGGTTGAGAGGAGGGTTGTTGCCCAGCTCCTTGCGCTCATGGATGGTCTGGAGGCAAGAGGAGATGTTGTAGTAATAGCAGCTACAAATAGGCCAAATGCAGTTGATCCTGCTCTCAGAAGGCCGGGAAGATTTGACAGAGAAATAGAGATTCCTCTGCCTGACAGGCAGGGAAGGCTGGAGATACTTCAAATACATACAAGGAATATGCCGCTCGAGTCCAGCGATCCCAGAGAGAAGGTTGATCTCGAGAAGCTCGCTGACATAACCCATGGCTACACTGGAGCTGACCTTGCAGCTCTGGCCAGAGAAGCAGCAATGCATGCCCTCAGGAGATACATGCCGCAGATAGATTTCAGCAGTGAGAAGATTCCGGAAGAAGTTCTCAACAGCATGGTAGTGAAGATGAGCGACTTCATGGAAGCCTTCAAGGAGATAGTGCCGAGCGGATTCAGAGAGATATATGTTGAAGTGCCAAACGTGAGATGGAGCGATATAGGAGGGCTGGAGGAAGCGAAGCAGCAGCTTAGGGAGGCAGTTGAGTGGCCCCTCAAGTATCCGGAGTCATTCAGGAGGCTGGGAATCAGGCCGCCGAAGGGGATCCTCCTGTTCGGTCCTCCTGGAACTGGGAAGACAATGCTTGCCAAGGCAGCAGCAACTGAGAGTGAGGCCAACTTCATAGCAGTTAGAGGTCCAGAAATATTGAGCAAGTGGGTTGGAGAGAGCGAGAAGGCAATAAGGGAGATATTCAGGAGGGCAAGGCAGTACTCTCCAGTCATTGTCTTCTTCGATGAACTTGATGCCCTCACGCCAATAAGAGGGGTGTCTTCTGATGCCTATGTAACGGAGAGGGTAGTGAGTCAGCTGCTAACTGAGCTTGATGGAATAGAAAGCCTGGACAACGTTATAGTGCTAGCAGCTACTAATAGACCTGACATAGTGGATCCAGCTCTGATAAGGCCAGGAAGAATAGAGAAGCTGATATACATTCCTCCGCCAAATAAGGATGAGAGAATAGAGATATTCCGCATACATACGAAGAACATGCCCCTTGCAAAGGACGTCGATCTAGTCAAGCTTGCCGAGATAACGGAAGGATATACGGGGGCTGACATAGAGGCTTTGGTGAGGGAGGCAGGGCTCAGGGCGCTTAGAGAGGACATATATACGAAGGAAATTACAATGAGGCACTTCGAGGATGCTCTGCAGGTAGTGAAGCCGTCCATAAACAAGCAGATGGTGGAGTTCTACATAAAGTGGTTCGAGCAGTCGAGGCAGAACATAAGGAGGAGGGCAGTAGAGACGGCGCCTTACACGTAG
- a CDS encoding protein-L-isoaspartate(D-aspartate) O-methyltransferase, with amino-acid sequence MGTQLISFYERRKSLVERLRAEGILKSEKVERAFLRVPREKFVPPEYREYAYFDEPLPIGLGQTISAPHMVAIMTEELNAEAGWRVLEIGTGSGYQAAILAEIVAPSDERREKWGHVFTIERLEMLAEQARKNIASSGYEDRITVIVGDGSLGYEKEAPYDGILVSAAAPKIPRPLIEQLKDGGRMVIPVGHRYVQRLHVVEKTGESIKVNVKEPCVFVPLIGKEGFSE; translated from the coding sequence ATGGGAACACAGTTGATATCTTTCTATGAAAGGAGGAAAAGCTTGGTAGAGAGGCTTAGGGCAGAGGGAATTCTGAAATCAGAGAAGGTCGAGAGAGCCTTTCTAAGAGTTCCTAGGGAGAAGTTCGTCCCTCCAGAGTACAGGGAGTATGCATACTTCGATGAGCCCCTTCCAATAGGCCTTGGACAGACAATCAGCGCACCCCACATGGTTGCAATAATGACCGAGGAGCTCAATGCTGAAGCCGGATGGCGTGTTCTTGAAATTGGAACGGGCAGCGGATATCAGGCAGCAATCTTGGCTGAAATTGTTGCACCAAGCGATGAGAGGAGGGAAAAGTGGGGTCACGTCTTCACTATTGAGAGATTGGAGATGCTTGCTGAGCAGGCAAGAAAGAATATAGCATCATCAGGCTACGAGGATAGAATCACAGTCATAGTTGGAGATGGAAGCCTTGGATATGAGAAGGAGGCTCCATACGATGGCATCCTAGTAAGCGCTGCTGCCCCAAAAATTCCTAGGCCATTGATTGAGCAGCTTAAGGATGGGGGGAGAATGGTAATCCCAGTTGGGCACAGATACGTTCAGAGGCTTCATGTTGTGGAAAAGACTGGAGAAAGCATCAAAGTGAACGTAAAGGAACCCTGCGTGTTTGTCCCTCTAATAGGAAAAGAGGGCTTCAGCGAGTAG
- a CDS encoding thiamine-phosphate synthase family protein — MLPHELVSKHVAPEVRGLIAKNLVEKGVGQFRTAKLMGLSQPMINKLLSKPEEDYYEDLENIGLKKEDVRRIVELASSKLYEGKRDEYLSMMSSYFNFILRTGQLCSFHKRISRDVPASCDICMKIFLVESDPIVEEIKAAFELLRSVPNASDIIPEVGSNIVAASFSATAVEEVVGYSGKLVNAGGRVEALGEPVRGGSRHTGSILLLAKRKFPSVSAAFVAKYSRECIEAMKRENYAVFEVGPHSDLISLLKDFESALNRMGTPPDAIADLGGYGIEPVLYIFSSSAVDAVRKALICLSSR; from the coding sequence ATGCTTCCCCATGAGTTAGTCAGCAAGCATGTAGCTCCAGAAGTCAGGGGGCTTATTGCAAAAAATCTTGTTGAAAAGGGGGTTGGGCAATTCAGAACAGCAAAGCTCATGGGCCTATCCCAGCCAATGATAAACAAGCTGCTGAGCAAGCCAGAGGAGGATTACTATGAAGATCTGGAGAATATTGGCTTGAAGAAAGAGGATGTCAGGAGAATAGTCGAGCTGGCATCCAGCAAGCTGTATGAGGGGAAAAGGGATGAGTACCTCAGCATGATGAGCTCCTATTTCAATTTTATTTTGAGAACAGGGCAGCTCTGCAGTTTTCATAAGAGGATCTCTCGGGATGTTCCAGCAAGCTGCGACATATGCATGAAAATATTCCTAGTTGAAAGTGATCCAATTGTGGAAGAGATAAAGGCTGCGTTCGAGCTGCTTAGATCTGTTCCAAACGCTTCGGATATAATTCCTGAAGTCGGCTCGAATATAGTGGCAGCTAGCTTCTCAGCAACAGCTGTGGAGGAAGTTGTGGGATATTCGGGAAAGCTCGTCAATGCTGGTGGAAGGGTTGAGGCCCTTGGGGAACCTGTGAGGGGAGGGAGCAGACATACAGGAAGCATACTTCTGCTTGCAAAAAGAAAATTTCCATCGGTCTCAGCAGCATTCGTAGCAAAATACAGCAGAGAATGCATTGAAGCTATGAAAAGGGAAAATTATGCTGTTTTTGAAGTAGGGCCGCACTCTGATCTCATTTCGCTTCTCAAGGATTTCGAAAGTGCTCTGAATAGGATGGGCACCCCACCCGATGCTATAGCTGACCTGGGAGGATATGGGATTGAGCCAGTTCTGTACATATTCTCCAGCTCAGCAGTTGATGCTGTGAGGAAGGCCCTCATCTGCCTATCATCGAGATGA
- a CDS encoding cation:proton antiporter — protein sequence MDPMLSLIVLLTFTGIFASLFQRIGINRVIGYLFGGIVVYALNQFGKISIDLQYTEPLKQIGLILFFFEVGSMFKISEMKQNFTRVLSAELVALTVYWISASFLSFLLFSSELEKLVLFLLLTNCSTASIVALLSKREFESLIPIAAFQTSLEDMIQFFLFSMILTVGSSPLTLQDVVLSLIKLSGSALFLYFLSTRALRRLQGSSFLGNPTNKFLLALLMALLFSTISDAMGLPSFFGAFIAGLSFNASIGKQGIGEMTEGLWELGLLFYFSSIGSELVSILSMESWMFMIGAGIAFGIMSFVIRSVALSVGEMMGGVPLESSVKISFILSTLSENGIIFTEMLGTKGIISPSLTGISITAVISSLLLQSQILSRTEALSSLAIRAVPGPLLEKMAHISKLYYLSVDSALRIFTITSYFFASLLAITYSIDALQAVLQRIEPGSLGKNAILIASLLRSAGIVAVLIIFFFSMRSLYRLNLEGRAIGEESLRKLKGAIGILASAIAIAVQANILKDVLSNFGMQIIGPLELIIVFLSIAAIALNIFLAWKYRPRNSDAEKLK from the coding sequence ATGGATCCAATGCTATCCCTCATAGTTTTGCTGACATTCACCGGGATATTTGCTTCCCTCTTTCAGAGAATTGGGATAAATAGGGTAATCGGCTACCTATTCGGAGGAATAGTCGTCTATGCATTGAATCAATTTGGAAAAATATCGATAGACCTTCAGTACACAGAGCCGCTCAAGCAAATAGGGCTGATCCTCTTTTTCTTCGAAGTAGGCTCAATGTTCAAGATTTCAGAGATGAAGCAGAATTTTACCAGGGTTCTCTCAGCAGAGCTCGTCGCTCTAACTGTCTATTGGATCAGCGCGAGCTTCCTCTCTTTTCTTCTCTTCTCCTCCGAGCTCGAAAAGCTCGTTCTATTCCTCCTTCTAACAAACTGCTCTACTGCATCCATTGTTGCTCTCCTGTCGAAAAGAGAATTTGAGAGCCTCATACCAATAGCTGCATTCCAAACATCGCTGGAGGACATGATTCAGTTCTTCCTCTTCTCCATGATTTTGACAGTTGGCTCCTCTCCTCTCACGCTTCAAGATGTGGTTCTCTCCTTGATTAAGCTCTCCGGCTCTGCCCTCTTTCTCTACTTTCTCAGCACGAGAGCGCTTAGAAGGCTTCAAGGAAGCTCATTCCTAGGCAATCCAACCAACAAGTTTCTCCTAGCTCTGTTGATGGCTCTCCTATTCTCAACAATATCGGATGCGATGGGGCTCCCCTCCTTCTTCGGAGCATTCATAGCAGGTCTATCCTTCAATGCCTCAATAGGAAAGCAGGGAATAGGGGAAATGACTGAGGGGCTGTGGGAGCTTGGGCTTCTTTTCTATTTCTCCTCCATAGGCTCAGAGTTGGTCAGCATTCTATCCATGGAGAGCTGGATGTTCATGATAGGTGCTGGAATAGCTTTCGGCATCATGTCCTTTGTAATAAGATCTGTGGCACTATCTGTGGGAGAAATGATGGGAGGAGTGCCTCTGGAGAGCTCAGTGAAAATTTCATTTATACTCTCAACCCTGAGCGAGAATGGAATCATTTTCACTGAAATGCTTGGCACGAAAGGAATAATTTCTCCATCCCTCACAGGAATTTCAATTACAGCAGTAATATCATCGCTTCTCCTTCAATCTCAGATACTCAGCAGAACGGAAGCTCTATCATCTTTGGCTATCAGAGCTGTTCCAGGACCCCTTCTTGAGAAGATGGCCCACATCTCGAAGCTGTACTATCTCAGTGTTGATTCAGCACTTCGAATATTCACCATAACCTCCTATTTCTTCGCCTCTCTGCTTGCTATAACTTACTCAATAGATGCTCTGCAGGCTGTGCTCCAGAGAATAGAGCCAGGCAGCCTCGGCAAAAACGCCATATTAATAGCATCTCTTCTGAGGAGTGCAGGTATTGTTGCTGTACTGATAATTTTCTTCTTCTCAATGAGATCCCTGTACAGGCTTAATCTGGAGGGAAGAGCGATTGGTGAGGAATCCTTGAGAAAGCTCAAAGGAGCAATAGGGATTCTCGCCTCAGCTATAGCAATTGCTGTACAGGCAAACATACTTAAGGACGTGCTGTCCAATTTTGGAATGCAGATAATTGGGCCGCTTGAGCTCATCATAGTATTCCTCTCCATTGCTGCTATTGCCCTCAATATATTCCTTGCCTGGAAATATAGGCCAAGAAATTCGGATGCAGAAAAGCTTAAATGA
- a CDS encoding 2-hydroxyacid dehydrogenase, whose amino-acid sequence MARVLVTFKLNEEFKEILERSGESFSIYSGSEPFESWFERESRDAVVAIVFPGQPFGEKEILQSPKLKLIIVHGSGLDKVDIRAASSRGVCVANAPDEIAVAVAEHSLALTMAALRKITVGDSIIREGKWVRGIQSSLTGRSIKALQVGVVGLGRIGSEAARIFSSLGSRVVYWDRRRKPEIEHALGITYAGLEDLFKTSDVIIVSIALTEQTRRIIGEREINSMKRGALLVNVSRGQVIDERALIERLKKEEIYAALDVFEEEPIGKDHPLSQLRNTVLTPHVAGFTYEALNGTSKMVIEWSIDFLRKGKLPYTVVNLESCSSRL is encoded by the coding sequence TTGGCAAGGGTCCTTGTGACATTCAAGCTGAATGAGGAATTCAAGGAGATTCTTGAGAGAAGCGGTGAGTCCTTTTCAATTTACTCTGGCTCTGAACCTTTTGAATCCTGGTTCGAGAGGGAAAGCAGGGATGCAGTAGTAGCAATAGTCTTTCCTGGGCAGCCCTTTGGTGAGAAGGAAATCCTTCAATCTCCCAAGCTCAAGCTGATAATTGTTCATGGATCTGGATTGGATAAAGTTGACATAAGGGCAGCATCATCCAGAGGTGTATGCGTAGCCAATGCTCCAGACGAGATAGCTGTGGCTGTTGCTGAGCACTCTCTTGCACTAACCATGGCTGCCTTGAGAAAAATAACTGTTGGAGACTCCATAATTAGAGAGGGGAAATGGGTTAGGGGAATACAGTCATCTCTCACTGGGAGAAGCATAAAAGCACTCCAGGTAGGAGTGGTCGGGCTGGGAAGAATAGGTTCAGAGGCTGCCAGAATATTCTCCAGCTTGGGAAGCAGAGTGGTCTACTGGGACAGAAGGAGGAAGCCTGAGATAGAGCATGCGCTGGGAATAACATATGCAGGCCTTGAAGATCTTTTCAAAACATCCGATGTCATCATAGTTTCCATTGCCCTCACAGAGCAGACGAGAAGGATAATTGGAGAGAGGGAAATAAACAGCATGAAAAGAGGGGCACTGCTGGTCAATGTCTCCAGAGGCCAAGTCATAGATGAAAGGGCCCTCATAGAGAGGCTCAAAAAGGAAGAAATATATGCAGCTCTCGACGTCTTTGAGGAGGAGCCAATTGGAAAAGATCACCCGCTTTCCCAGCTAAGGAACACAGTTCTCACTCCCCATGTCGCTGGTTTCACATATGAGGCTCTAAACGGCACAAGTAAGATGGTTATTGAATGGTCCATTGACTTTCTCAGGAAAGGCAAGCTGCCTTATACAGTTGTGAATCTGGAAAGCTGCTCGTCTAGGCTCTGA
- a CDS encoding nitroreductase family protein has translation MKAFPNEAEEKIEFLISRRSVRRFTQENIDDELIEKILYAARYAPSARNSQPWIFIVVREKSLKEELSRIHPYAYPLREAPLGIAVACDKRLSPTSYMLDCANATIYLMLAAHAYGIGTVWIQALRDIEKISELLSLPPDIIPIAIVAMGYPAETPKPRPRKSLDELVFLNRYGERMGGENKKV, from the coding sequence GTGAAAGCTTTTCCCAATGAAGCAGAGGAAAAAATAGAGTTTCTAATTTCAAGGAGGAGCGTGAGGAGGTTCACTCAGGAGAATATAGATGATGAGCTGATAGAGAAAATACTCTATGCAGCAAGATATGCACCGAGCGCGAGGAATTCGCAGCCATGGATATTCATAGTTGTGAGGGAGAAGTCTCTGAAGGAAGAGCTCTCCCGAATTCATCCCTATGCATATCCATTGAGGGAAGCCCCTCTTGGAATAGCAGTAGCATGCGATAAAAGGCTGTCTCCAACCTCGTATATGCTTGATTGTGCAAACGCCACAATTTACTTGATGCTTGCTGCTCATGCCTATGGTATAGGGACCGTTTGGATACAGGCTCTTAGGGATATTGAGAAGATCTCAGAGCTGCTATCTCTGCCTCCTGATATCATCCCAATTGCGATAGTTGCAATGGGTTATCCTGCTGAAACTCCAAAACCCAGGCCTAGAAAGAGCCTGGATGAATTGGTATTTCTCAACAGATATGGAGAGAGGATGGGAGGAGAGAATAAAAAAGTGTAG
- a CDS encoding Snf7 family protein, giving the protein MSAIDKFGKKWSPQESENIFDKVKARIAPPPPVRYRITMALFKIKVQKNRLEYTLNKLQERSNSLFEKVVDAQVKKDMDRAAMYASEVAEVRKVAKTILSSIFALERIGLRLETVRDVGDLVSAMGPVVGVVKEVKQNLMGIMPEVAFELGEVDEILQSTVTELGEFTGIQMSNIYVSEEAKKVMEEASAIAEQRMKEQFPELPTGGSLNLPAPPSANTNK; this is encoded by the coding sequence ATGTCAGCAATTGATAAGTTCGGCAAGAAGTGGAGTCCACAGGAATCGGAAAACATATTTGATAAGGTGAAGGCAAGGATTGCTCCTCCCCCACCTGTTAGATACAGGATCACAATGGCCCTGTTCAAAATAAAGGTTCAGAAGAACAGACTTGAGTACACTCTGAATAAGCTTCAGGAGAGATCCAATTCACTCTTCGAAAAGGTAGTGGATGCACAAGTAAAGAAGGACATGGACAGAGCAGCTATGTACGCCTCCGAAGTTGCTGAAGTGAGAAAGGTAGCTAAGACAATACTCAGCTCAATATTTGCTCTTGAGAGAATAGGGCTGAGGCTTGAGACTGTTAGAGATGTTGGAGATCTCGTTTCCGCAATGGGCCCAGTCGTTGGCGTGGTAAAGGAAGTAAAGCAGAACCTGATGGGAATAATGCCCGAAGTGGCATTCGAGCTAGGAGAAGTAGACGAGATACTGCAGTCCACAGTCACAGAGCTAGGAGAGTTCACCGGAATACAGATGAGCAACATCTACGTCTCAGAGGAAGCCAAGAAGGTAATGGAGGAAGCATCTGCAATCGCGGAGCAGAGAATGAAGGAGCAGTTCCCAGAGCTGCCAACTGGAGGCTCTTTGAACCTTCCAGCCCCTCCATCTGCCAATACCAACAAGTAA
- a CDS encoding DUF371 domain-containing protein: MGNCRIVPLDIIRARGHRNVRATHRTTIEVTRDDFLTERGDCIIGIMSSAGLSGLRDGAKEFIRKGKEIVVLFMAGGAVDSVHCRGDERLPLSSERKMIIRRSSYIDESTLCIEADKSASSLSRELISKLSSGEELLVILLGLDEGQQPSDPV; encoded by the coding sequence TTGGGAAACTGCAGAATTGTTCCTCTTGACATAATTAGGGCTCGCGGACACAGGAACGTCAGGGCAACTCATAGAACCACGATAGAAGTCACGAGAGATGATTTTCTGACAGAGAGGGGAGACTGCATAATAGGCATAATGTCAAGTGCTGGCCTGTCTGGGCTGAGAGATGGGGCAAAGGAATTCATAAGGAAAGGAAAAGAGATTGTTGTTCTGTTCATGGCTGGTGGTGCTGTTGATTCTGTTCACTGCAGGGGGGATGAGAGGCTTCCCCTATCGAGCGAGAGGAAGATGATAATAAGGAGAAGCTCTTACATTGATGAGTCGACTCTGTGCATAGAGGCAGACAAGTCCGCATCCAGCTTGAGCAGAGAGCTGATATCAAAGCTCTCGAGCGGTGAGGAGCTCCTCGTTATTCTGCTTGGTCTTGATGAGGGCCAACAACCCTCAGATCCAGTCTGA